TGTTTCTGCAGAGGCAACAGTGAAGGTGCAACACAAGCTGAGCTGCTGGAGCAAGTTCTTGGCAGCATAAGGAACACCATTGAAGATGTGGGCGAGTTCATCATGTTTCTAAACAGATGTCCACGTTTGACCCGCCAACCCTACAACATGTATATTCTGTTGAACAAGTGCATGTTCGGACGCCAAATGGAGATGGAACATATTATTCACTTCCTGTTGCAGGCGGAGACTGCTCCCGGTGCCGCTGGTAATCCGGCTGTCCTGCCGCTCATCGGTCCCGGAAAAGTTGGAAAGAGCACCCTGATCGAGCATGTGTGCGATGATGAAAGGGTGCGCAACCACTTCTTTCAGATTTTGTGTTTCAGTGGAGATGATCTAAAAGATGCAAGTGTAGAGACCCTAAAAGATGGAGGTAGAATCAAGCATCAAAACCGTGGCATGGGCGGTGGAAGGACATTGATCATCATTGAGCTATTTCTGGATATCGACAAGTCTGAATGGAAAAGGTTGTATTCAGCTGCGAGAAGTTGCATCGGAAAGGGCAGTAAGATCATAATCATGAGCCGGTCCGACAAGATTGCAAACTTTGGAACCACAGTACCCCTCAGATTACAGTTCTTTACTCAAGAAGCATACTGGTACTTCTTCAAGGTGCATGCTTTTGGGAGCACAAGCGCGGAGGACCACCCGAAGCTCGCAGCAATGGCCATGGAGATGGCCAGGCTGATGAATGGGTGCTTCATGGCTGCAACCATTTTCAGTGGACTACTGAAAGCAAATTTTAACCCCCGTTTCTGGAGCATGGCTCTTGCATTCCTCAGGAATATGATACAGACAAATTTTTCGCTGTATGGTGAACATTTCACTGATCCTTGGCAGATGGCAGAGCCGGTATATCTTAGGAGAGCAAAGGGAACTTCCTCTGAATGCTTGGTGATGTTTGGTGAGACATGTTCTGCTGAAACCGGACCTGAAGATCCTGAGATGATGAGCATGCAAGATCTTCTATTTGGAAGTGTCAGGCCTCGTGGGAAATTCAAGGTCCATGCATGGACATCTCACCTGCCGCCTCACTACAACTACATTGTTCACTGTGAGATACGGAGGCCACATCGCATGGTTATAAAGACCGACCGCTTTTAGAATAGTAGCTGCTGATCAATTGTCTAATATTTCATCAACCGATGATTTGAATTGCACTCATCCAACACTCGAAGCTCATGCATGGTTTATGATAGAGCTGTTACTGTTTTCCTTACTGAATACCATATTTTCTCTTCTTTTATCTTGTGTGCTGACTAGTGAGAAGCCGTACAGGTTTCTTTCACCATTTAGACTCCACCCCAGCATCAACAGATCTTGTTATGATTATTCTTCTTATTGAAAGTATTTATCTAGTACGTGTTGCTGTGTAAGTAGTTATAGTAAAACTACTCCTGTATTAGTCAGTTTGTTTGCTGGTCTAAGAAAAGAGTCCCACAGTTTGTTGGTCTTAATTTGGTCTTTGGCAGGCTGTGAATACCTTTATCTGTCAAAAGAGCACAAAGAAAATTCCTTGTTCTGGGTGTCTGGCTATCAAAGCAGGTTGTGCCCATAAGGTCGTAACTTCGGTCATGATCGCTTCGGTTTGCAAGTCATTGCAGGGTCAGTTTCATGCTTAGAAATGTTTTCCATGCAGGAAAGGGATATGCACTCTCCGATGTTAGGTTCAAGTCTTCATGGGATTGAAAGTTCAAAACAGTGAAGTCTTGGTTTCACACCAGTcttggtttttttttttttttgctcctTCTAGACTGGCAGAAGTCAGTAGATGAACATTTCCAAATATCTTCCAAGCCAGAAAAGATAAGACATAAACTATTTCTTTTTTGGTTTATATTAATCTCATATTCAACTCTTGGATCAAACAAACGAATAACATGGCTTGAATGGAGAAGCAAGAAAAGAATAGCATGGCCTCAGATTACAGGTCTTTAGTCAAGAAGGATAGTGGTACTTCTACAAGGTGCGTACTTGTGATACTGTGAGTGGTGATTGCTCCCTTTACTGAAGCACACacattctcttttcttttctgataATTGTGAAATAGTACAAAATTTTCACTGTTACCTTTGTTGTTGTTCCTGCTGTAAGAATTAAGAACACTGTATGGGTCAGAAGGTCTGGAAATTTCTTTTGGAGGGCAACATCAGTCATGCACTGCGGCTGATTATTTGTCTAGTCTTTGATTTCTTCTCTCCACCGATGATTTGAATTGCACAAACCCAACACTCCAAGACCATCCATGTGATTCATGGTTCTCAAACAACTTGAAGTGTTTCTTCCTCCGACCTCGAGGCGCTTACTCCTCTTGCTCGAGGTCTCAGGGGAGACCTACCCATGCTGGCTGCGGCCACGTACCATCCCCGGCCCTCCTTCCGCTCACGCGTCCGCGTGCTTTGCGGAGCCTGTGGTCaccggcggcggtggtcggcgccgcAGTGAAGCGTGTGGAGGGATGGGAGGCGTGAAGGCCCATGTGAATTCTCCCTTTCCGGTATCTGAATATGAACGGATTGCGGCAACTGAATTTCAGATTCTAGCTGTGGGATTCAGACGACACCACAGAGAAATTGGGGCTCTGACTCGTGGGGCCCAGTCGTCAGCGCCACTCTGTAGGAATCAATCCCCAACCTTCTCCTCCTTCCCGAACCTCCCGGGCGACCAACCCTCGGCGCCTCCCTGCCGTGGCTCCGACCGGCCACCGTGTCGCCGAGCCAGCTGCCCGTATTCTGGGCGTGTAGCATCCCCGTCGCCGCTCGCGGCTGCGGTTGGTCGCCGAAGACGGTCGCCGTGGGCGTGCAGCGCAgggatgggatgggatgggagAGGAGCGACTGGGCCGTCTCCGAGTACATcggcgcctctccgatgagccgCCTTGGAACACCACGCGGCCGGAGGAGGGCCGACCACGCCGCTCATGCCGCGGTGGTTCAGTGAGTTTCCCACTGTAGAGGTAGCCAcgtcctcaactatacaaggatGGAGGACGGCTTGTGGTACAAGAAATATACATGCAATATACATatctcaacaccccccgcagtcgaagcatcGGGACGACCGACGCAGAGACTGGAGCGAAAATCCTCGAAAGACGCCGTAGGCAACCCGTTGGTCATGATGTCCACAAACTGTTGGGAAGTAGGGACATGGAGAACCCGGGTGTGTCCAAgagccacctgttcccgaacaaaatgaatatcgagctcaatatgttTGGTGCAGCGGTGATGAACAGGGTTGGCGGAGAGGTATACagcggagacgttgtcgcagtagacaaccGTGGCCTTGGCGACAGGACAAGAGAGCTCATGAAGAAGCTGACGAAGCCAGGAGCACTCCGCAACAACATTAGCAACTGCTCGATACTCGGCTTGAGCACTGGAGCGAGAAACAGTGGGCTGCCGCTTagatgaccaagagatcaacgaCGGTCCAAGATAAACACAATAGCCCAAAGTGGAACGTTGCGTGTCAGGGCAGCCGGCCCAATCAGCATCCTAGTAAGCAGTGATGTCCAGAGTCGGAGAGGCATGAAGAGACAACCCGAAATCCAAGGTGCCGCGGATGTAACGGAGTATCCGCTTGACCGTAGTCCAATGAGCATCACAAGGAGCATGCATGTGTAAGCAGACATGTTGAACGGCGTACTGGAGCTCCGGTCGGGTCAGAGTGAGATACTGAAGGGCGCCAACAATAGACCGATAAAACGAAGCGTCCGGAGCAGGTGACACGTCAGTGGCAGCTAGCTTGGCCTTCGTGTCGACAGAAGTAGACGCGGGTTTGCAATTAAGCATCCC
This region of Triticum aestivum cultivar Chinese Spring chromosome 2D, IWGSC CS RefSeq v2.1, whole genome shotgun sequence genomic DNA includes:
- the LOC123048219 gene encoding disease resistance protein RGA2-like, translating into MEVIFSAAIGELASRSISFLLDRYLKQRTAATTEEERLHSLQRLLLRLHVVVEEADDRLITNQAMLRQLSILKKEMYRGYYTLDVFSCRAHGEGKTKDHEVNYSFAPSMFNPAKRVCFCRGNSEGATQAELLEQVLGSIRNTIEDVGEFIMFLNRCPRLTRQPYNMYILLNKCMFGRQMEMEHIIHFLLQAETAPGAAGNPAVLPLIGPGKVGKSTLIEHVCDDERVRNHFFQILCFSGDDLKDASVETLKDGGRIKHQNRGMGGGRTLIIIELFLDIDKSEWKRLYSAARSCIGKGSKIIIMSRSDKIANFGTTVPLRLQFFTQEAYWYFFKVHAFGSTSAEDHPKLAAMAMEMARLMNGCFMAATIFSGLLKANFNPRFWSMALAFLRNMIQTNFSLYGEHFTDPWQMAEPVYLRRAKGTSSECLVMFGETCSAETGPEDPEMMSMQDLLFGSVRPRGKFKVHAWTSHLPPHYNYIVHCEIRRPHRMVIKTDRF